One region of Oryza glaberrima chromosome 7, OglaRS2, whole genome shotgun sequence genomic DNA includes:
- the LOC127779742 gene encoding uncharacterized protein LOC127779742 isoform X2, translated as MQTRKKGATKNALGDPASTKTSRQPRRAAQAAASEKKVNDLITSSAKKKKSVGAPSKKNRASKGGRKLISACDAANSENEVSQVVSGIPHDQKSDDNVDGRPCNSIFSPAYHLQKECGASNFAKGLEHKGDTLGSVSSVEERTTHAQGRKEVTTSTSESTNHAVKTCVGSDHHILNAQSAFCNTPLEEDEFSELGNLSSEVSAIYLAMQQSKLECIDEHSQDSISTEGYVDPEDTEEYDDFDPYAFIKDLPDLSLVVPKFRPVLLPKQTRSCPTTTLVLDLDETLVHSTLEPCEDADFAFPVYFNFREHTIYVRCRPYLKEFLERVANLFETIIFTASQSIYAEQLLNVLDPKRKLFRHRVYRDSCVYVEGNYLKDLTVLGRDLTRIMIVDNSPQAFGFQLDNGIPIESWFDDPNDQELLKLLPFLESLVGVEDVRPYIARKFNLREKVATASSLSMDLQM; from the exons ATGCAGACACGGAAAAAGGGTGCTACGAAAAATGCACTTGGGGATCCTGCCAGTACTAAAACTAGTAGGCAACCCAGAAGAGCAGCTCAGGCGGCAGCTTCTGAAAAGAAAGTGAATGATCTTATTACTTCTTCTGCCAAGAAGAAGAAGTCTG TTGGAGCCCCTTCAAAGAAAAACCGAGCTTCTAAAGGTGGAAGGAAGTTGATATCCGCATGTGATGCAGCTAATTCTGAAAATGAAGTTTCTCAGGTGGTCTCTGGTATACCACACGATCAGAAG TCAGATGACAATGTTGATGGGAGGCCATGCAATTCCATATTTTCCCCTGCATATCACCTTCAGAAAGAATGTGGTGCGAGTAACTTCGCCAAAG GCTTAGAACATAAAGGTGATACATTGGGTTCGGTTAGCTCAGTAGAAGAAAGGACAACACATGCTCAAGGTAGAAAAGAAGTTACCACCAGCACATCTGAATCCACTAACCATGCAGTTAAGACTTGTGTTGGGAGCGATCACCATATACTAAATGCACAATCAGCTTTCTGTAACACACCGCTTGAAGAGGATGAATTCAGTGAACTCGGAAACCTTTCTTCAGAAGTGTCAGCAATATATCTTGCCATGCAGCAGTCCAAGTTGGAGTGCATTGATGAACATAGTCAAGATTCAATCTCAACAGAAGGTTATGTTGATCCTGAGGACACTGAGGAATATGATGATTTTGATCCATATGCTTTTATCAAGGATTTGCCTGATTTATCACTAGTGGTCCCCAAGTTTCGCCCTGTCCTACTCCCCAAGCAAACTCGGAGTTGTCCTACAACTACCCTGGTACTTGATCTGGATG AAACACTTGTGCATTCAACTCTTGAACCATGCGAGGATGCTGACTTCGCATTTCCAGTTTATTTTAACTTCAGAGAACACACAATATATGTCCGATGCCGTCCCTATCTCAAAGAGTTCTTGGAGAGGGTTGCCAATTTGTTTGAGACAATCATTTTCACTGCAAGTCAAAGCATTTATGCAGAACAGCTTCTCAATGTTCTTGATCCTAAAAGAAAGTTGTTCCGTCATCGTGTTTACCGTGATTCCTGTGTTTATGTGGAGGGAAACTACTTAAAGGATCTAACAGTTCTTGGACGTGACTTAACTCGTATAATGATTGTTGACAACTCTCCACAG GCTTTTGGATTCCAGTTAGACAATGGCATTCCTATTGAAAGCTGGTTTGATGATCCCAATGATCAGGAGCTGTTGAAACTGCTCCCATTCTTGGAAAGCCTGGTTGGCGTTGAGGATGTTCGACC
- the LOC127779742 gene encoding uncharacterized protein LOC127779742 isoform X3, translating to MQTRKKGATKNALGDPASTKTSRQPRRAAQAAASEKKVNDLITSSAKKKKSVGAPSKKNRASKGGRKLISACDAANSENEVSQVVSGIPHDQKQSDDNVDGRPCNSIFSPAYHLQKECGASNFAKGLEHKGDTLGSVSSVEERTTHAQGRKEVTTSTSESTNHAVKTCVGSDHHILNAQSAFCNTPLEEDEFSELGNLSSEVSAIYLAMQQSKLECIDEHSQDSISTEGYVDPEDTEEYDDFDPYAFIKDLPDLSLVVPKFRPVLLPKQTRSCPTTTLVLDLDETLVHSTLEPCEDADFAFPVYFNFREHTIYVRCRPYLKEFLERVANLFETIIFTASQSIYAEQLLNVLDPKRKLFRHRVYRDSCVYVEGNYLKDLTVLGRDLTRIMIVDNSPQAFGFQLDNGIPIESWFDDPNDQELLKLLPFLESLVGVEDVRPYIARKFNLREKKLLPIQLW from the exons ATGCAGACACGGAAAAAGGGTGCTACGAAAAATGCACTTGGGGATCCTGCCAGTACTAAAACTAGTAGGCAACCCAGAAGAGCAGCTCAGGCGGCAGCTTCTGAAAAGAAAGTGAATGATCTTATTACTTCTTCTGCCAAGAAGAAGAAGTCTG TTGGAGCCCCTTCAAAGAAAAACCGAGCTTCTAAAGGTGGAAGGAAGTTGATATCCGCATGTGATGCAGCTAATTCTGAAAATGAAGTTTCTCAGGTGGTCTCTGGTATACCACACGATCAGAAG CAGTCAGATGACAATGTTGATGGGAGGCCATGCAATTCCATATTTTCCCCTGCATATCACCTTCAGAAAGAATGTGGTGCGAGTAACTTCGCCAAAG GCTTAGAACATAAAGGTGATACATTGGGTTCGGTTAGCTCAGTAGAAGAAAGGACAACACATGCTCAAGGTAGAAAAGAAGTTACCACCAGCACATCTGAATCCACTAACCATGCAGTTAAGACTTGTGTTGGGAGCGATCACCATATACTAAATGCACAATCAGCTTTCTGTAACACACCGCTTGAAGAGGATGAATTCAGTGAACTCGGAAACCTTTCTTCAGAAGTGTCAGCAATATATCTTGCCATGCAGCAGTCCAAGTTGGAGTGCATTGATGAACATAGTCAAGATTCAATCTCAACAGAAGGTTATGTTGATCCTGAGGACACTGAGGAATATGATGATTTTGATCCATATGCTTTTATCAAGGATTTGCCTGATTTATCACTAGTGGTCCCCAAGTTTCGCCCTGTCCTACTCCCCAAGCAAACTCGGAGTTGTCCTACAACTACCCTGGTACTTGATCTGGATG AAACACTTGTGCATTCAACTCTTGAACCATGCGAGGATGCTGACTTCGCATTTCCAGTTTATTTTAACTTCAGAGAACACACAATATATGTCCGATGCCGTCCCTATCTCAAAGAGTTCTTGGAGAGGGTTGCCAATTTGTTTGAGACAATCATTTTCACTGCAAGTCAAAGCATTTATGCAGAACAGCTTCTCAATGTTCTTGATCCTAAAAGAAAGTTGTTCCGTCATCGTGTTTACCGTGATTCCTGTGTTTATGTGGAGGGAAACTACTTAAAGGATCTAACAGTTCTTGGACGTGACTTAACTCGTATAATGATTGTTGACAACTCTCCACAG GCTTTTGGATTCCAGTTAGACAATGGCATTCCTATTGAAAGCTGGTTTGATGATCCCAATGATCAGGAGCTGTTGAAACTGCTCCCATTCTTGGAAAGCCTGGTTGGCGTTGAGGATGTTCGACC
- the LOC127779742 gene encoding uncharacterized protein LOC127779742 isoform X1, with protein MQTRKKGATKNALGDPASTKTSRQPRRAAQAAASEKKVNDLITSSAKKKKSVGAPSKKNRASKGGRKLISACDAANSENEVSQVVSGIPHDQKQSDDNVDGRPCNSIFSPAYHLQKECGASNFAKGLEHKGDTLGSVSSVEERTTHAQGRKEVTTSTSESTNHAVKTCVGSDHHILNAQSAFCNTPLEEDEFSELGNLSSEVSAIYLAMQQSKLECIDEHSQDSISTEGYVDPEDTEEYDDFDPYAFIKDLPDLSLVVPKFRPVLLPKQTRSCPTTTLVLDLDETLVHSTLEPCEDADFAFPVYFNFREHTIYVRCRPYLKEFLERVANLFETIIFTASQSIYAEQLLNVLDPKRKLFRHRVYRDSCVYVEGNYLKDLTVLGRDLTRIMIVDNSPQAFGFQLDNGIPIESWFDDPNDQELLKLLPFLESLVGVEDVRPYIARKFNLREKVATASSLSMDLQM; from the exons ATGCAGACACGGAAAAAGGGTGCTACGAAAAATGCACTTGGGGATCCTGCCAGTACTAAAACTAGTAGGCAACCCAGAAGAGCAGCTCAGGCGGCAGCTTCTGAAAAGAAAGTGAATGATCTTATTACTTCTTCTGCCAAGAAGAAGAAGTCTG TTGGAGCCCCTTCAAAGAAAAACCGAGCTTCTAAAGGTGGAAGGAAGTTGATATCCGCATGTGATGCAGCTAATTCTGAAAATGAAGTTTCTCAGGTGGTCTCTGGTATACCACACGATCAGAAG CAGTCAGATGACAATGTTGATGGGAGGCCATGCAATTCCATATTTTCCCCTGCATATCACCTTCAGAAAGAATGTGGTGCGAGTAACTTCGCCAAAG GCTTAGAACATAAAGGTGATACATTGGGTTCGGTTAGCTCAGTAGAAGAAAGGACAACACATGCTCAAGGTAGAAAAGAAGTTACCACCAGCACATCTGAATCCACTAACCATGCAGTTAAGACTTGTGTTGGGAGCGATCACCATATACTAAATGCACAATCAGCTTTCTGTAACACACCGCTTGAAGAGGATGAATTCAGTGAACTCGGAAACCTTTCTTCAGAAGTGTCAGCAATATATCTTGCCATGCAGCAGTCCAAGTTGGAGTGCATTGATGAACATAGTCAAGATTCAATCTCAACAGAAGGTTATGTTGATCCTGAGGACACTGAGGAATATGATGATTTTGATCCATATGCTTTTATCAAGGATTTGCCTGATTTATCACTAGTGGTCCCCAAGTTTCGCCCTGTCCTACTCCCCAAGCAAACTCGGAGTTGTCCTACAACTACCCTGGTACTTGATCTGGATG AAACACTTGTGCATTCAACTCTTGAACCATGCGAGGATGCTGACTTCGCATTTCCAGTTTATTTTAACTTCAGAGAACACACAATATATGTCCGATGCCGTCCCTATCTCAAAGAGTTCTTGGAGAGGGTTGCCAATTTGTTTGAGACAATCATTTTCACTGCAAGTCAAAGCATTTATGCAGAACAGCTTCTCAATGTTCTTGATCCTAAAAGAAAGTTGTTCCGTCATCGTGTTTACCGTGATTCCTGTGTTTATGTGGAGGGAAACTACTTAAAGGATCTAACAGTTCTTGGACGTGACTTAACTCGTATAATGATTGTTGACAACTCTCCACAG GCTTTTGGATTCCAGTTAGACAATGGCATTCCTATTGAAAGCTGGTTTGATGATCCCAATGATCAGGAGCTGTTGAAACTGCTCCCATTCTTGGAAAGCCTGGTTGGCGTTGAGGATGTTCGACC